From the bacterium genome, one window contains:
- a CDS encoding HAMP domain-containing histidine kinase, which translates to MQYRRSFRHHFVIFVLLSFIALAQLSWWVIFQLNEGSRVTKLQHRIWTEQIRVASEQAGLWSERPRHELETWLQRVFPDLTLEEASGKIIVSAAAEKRLRRLAGGRVRMYVSEGAFFIFLLLTGIGYMYWVLRREILYEQQQSSFLSATSHELKTPITSLRLHLDTLIDRDLPKAQALDVLSTMRRDLDRLTDQIDRQLQAQAFVFGKRKLSLQPTDLTDETQFILKEISGRYNLKDLQLRTHLEPDVTVMADPERWQILVRNLLENAIKYSPGGGVLQVSLTRAGRLAQLHVSDEGVGFSQVECERIFERFYRIESEETRRTHGTGLGLYLVREIARSFGGSVRASSEGKGKGAAFIVEIPLAEEKRLA; encoded by the coding sequence ATGCAATACCGACGGTCTTTCCGCCATCACTTCGTAATCTTCGTTCTGCTGTCGTTCATTGCGCTTGCTCAACTGAGCTGGTGGGTGATTTTTCAGCTCAACGAAGGATCACGCGTAACCAAACTGCAGCACCGGATATGGACGGAACAAATCCGCGTCGCGAGCGAACAGGCCGGGCTGTGGTCAGAGCGCCCGCGCCACGAGCTTGAGACGTGGCTGCAGCGCGTCTTTCCCGACTTGACTCTGGAAGAAGCGAGCGGGAAGATTATCGTCAGCGCCGCGGCGGAAAAGCGTCTGCGCCGTCTGGCGGGCGGGCGGGTGCGGATGTACGTCTCGGAAGGCGCGTTCTTCATTTTCCTGCTGCTAACCGGCATCGGATACATGTACTGGGTGTTGCGGCGCGAGATCCTTTACGAACAGCAGCAGTCTTCGTTCCTCTCCGCCACCTCGCACGAACTCAAAACACCCATCACTTCCCTGCGACTCCATCTGGACACGCTCATTGACCGCGACCTCCCCAAAGCACAAGCGCTCGACGTGTTGTCCACCATGCGTCGGGACCTGGATCGTCTGACCGATCAAATTGATCGCCAGCTGCAGGCGCAAGCGTTTGTATTCGGAAAGCGAAAACTCTCCCTGCAGCCCACCGATCTGACCGACGAAACTCAGTTCATCCTGAAGGAAATTTCCGGCCGGTACAATCTGAAAGACCTCCAATTGCGCACCCATTTGGAACCCGACGTCACCGTCATGGCCGATCCGGAACGTTGGCAGATTCTCGTGCGGAATCTGCTGGAGAACGCGATCAAGTATTCGCCGGGCGGAGGAGTTCTGCAAGTCTCCCTGACGCGAGCCGGCCGCCTCGCCCAATTACACGTCTCGGACGAGGGTGTTGGATTCTCCCAAGTCGAATGCGAGCGAATCTTTGAGCGGTTCTATCGAATTGAAAGCGAGGAAACTCGGCGAACCCACGGCACGGGACTCGGACTATATCTCGTTCGTGAGATCGCGAGGTCTTTCGGGGGTTCGGTCCGTGCATCCAGCGAGGGAAAGGGAAAAGGCGCGGCGTTCATCGTGGAAATCCCGTTGGCGGAGGAAAAGCGCCTTGCCTGA
- a CDS encoding response regulator transcription factor: MPERILLVEDEAHIAQGLKLNLESEGFAVCIADDGRKAIERILRDEPDLVVLDVELPGLSGFEVCDRVRHDGSRVPILFLTVRDSEDDRIRGLELGGDDYMTKPFSVRELIQRIRAMLRRGSWYQETPRHGNVLEFGGNRVDFRAYKARTSDSEVILTQKECMLLKLLAEGEGRVIGRDEILDRVWGYDRYPSSRTIDNLILRLRKHFEADPKNPKHIHTLYGAGYRFTSAPTPAEPPSR; this comes from the coding sequence TTGCCTGAGCGAATCCTACTCGTCGAAGACGAAGCGCATATCGCTCAGGGATTGAAGTTGAATCTCGAGAGCGAAGGTTTCGCCGTGTGCATCGCCGATGACGGCCGGAAAGCCATCGAACGGATTCTCCGGGACGAACCGGATTTGGTCGTGCTCGACGTGGAACTTCCCGGCCTAAGCGGCTTTGAGGTCTGTGATCGAGTTCGCCACGACGGCAGTCGCGTACCCATACTGTTCCTGACGGTGCGTGATTCGGAAGATGACCGGATTCGCGGCCTCGAACTAGGGGGCGACGACTACATGACCAAACCGTTCAGCGTGCGGGAACTGATTCAGCGCATTCGAGCCATGCTCCGGCGGGGAAGCTGGTATCAGGAGACTCCGCGCCACGGAAACGTTCTGGAGTTCGGCGGCAATCGCGTGGACTTTCGAGCTTACAAGGCGCGAACTTCGGACAGCGAGGTGATCCTGACGCAGAAGGAGTGCATGCTTCTGAAGCTGCTGGCGGAGGGCGAGGGCCGAGTGATCGGTCGCGACGAGATTCTGGATCGCGTCTGGGGGTACGATCGCTATCCCTCCTCCCGAACCATTGACAATCTGATTCTCCGCCTGCGAAAACATTTTGAAGCCGATCCCAAGAATCCGAAGCATATTCATACCTTGTATGGAGCCGGCTATCGTTTCACCTCCGCACCTACGCCCGCCGAGCCACCGAGCCGATAG
- a CDS encoding 4Fe-4S dicluster domain-containing protein — translation MKAMLIDSTRCIGCRGCQIACKQWNELPAEQTTFFASKGYQNPRDLSSKTWTVITYNEVQIQDRFEWVFGKLQCFHCNIPACATACPVGALWKTEEGPVAYDANICLGCRYCQLACPFLVPRFEWDRIFPKIMKCTMCDDRVVAGLEPACSKVCPTDAIIFGDREVLVAEAENRISLNPRGYVHHIYGKDEVGGTCVMHLSNVPFEELAYQTNLPQKAFANLPAKTPADYSKPAMHAIPFVLTGLGIALGAVSWVVNRRMENERNTQSKEGAK, via the coding sequence ATGAAAGCCATGTTGATTGATTCGACTCGTTGCATCGGTTGCCGGGGTTGTCAGATTGCCTGCAAGCAATGGAACGAACTGCCCGCCGAGCAGACCACGTTTTTCGCCTCGAAAGGTTACCAGAATCCGCGCGATCTGTCCTCGAAGACGTGGACGGTCATCACCTACAACGAGGTGCAGATTCAAGACCGTTTCGAGTGGGTGTTCGGCAAGCTGCAATGCTTCCACTGCAATATCCCGGCCTGCGCGACGGCGTGTCCGGTCGGAGCGTTATGGAAGACGGAGGAGGGGCCGGTGGCTTACGACGCGAATATCTGCCTCGGCTGCCGCTACTGCCAACTGGCCTGTCCGTTCCTCGTTCCGCGCTTTGAATGGGATCGGATCTTCCCCAAGATCATGAAGTGCACAATGTGTGACGACCGTGTGGTGGCGGGTCTGGAACCGGCCTGCTCGAAGGTCTGTCCGACGGATGCCATTATTTTCGGTGATCGCGAAGTCCTGGTTGCCGAAGCGGAGAATCGCATTAGCCTCAATCCGCGCGGCTATGTGCACCACATCTATGGCAAGGATGAAGTCGGCGGCACGTGCGTTATGCACTTGTCCAACGTGCCGTTTGAGGAACTGGCCTATCAGACCAATCTGCCGCAAAAGGCCTTCGCGAATCTGCCCGCGAAAACCCCGGCGGACTACTCCAAGCCGGCCATGCACGCCATCCCCTTTGTTTTGACGGGATTGGGGATTGCACTGGGAGCCGTATCGTGGGTAGTGAATCGCCGCATGGAAAATGAGCGGAACACGCAGTCGAAGGAGGGAGCAAAGTGA
- the hybB gene encoding Ni/Fe-hydrogenase cytochrome b subunit, translating to MTHANSKPSIGLRALWVLAVFGAVLMFFRWFAGLGAATNLSDGYPWGFWIGVDILAGIALAAGGFVLAGTVHLFGGHKFHALARPAILTALLGYLMFIFGLFIDLGRPWNLWRALFHWNHESPMFEVAWCVMLYTTVLILEFLPVIFERYRLANLHDLWRKAVPWIIIGMLALFTLAMTDSFMWALVITVVLLFWEVAMRGGWMPRDKQMPILLIMSGVMFSTMHQSSLGTLFLLVPQKLHVLWYSPLLPLFFLLSAVMVGPAMVIFEALLSERVLGHKSHFHLLSSLSKAMPYLLGIYLLLKVADIVGQWTVISAFSLSAQTVSWWMELSVGVILPLVLYLSPDVRNSRSGLMWTSLLVVVGVLWNRINVAIVGVIVKQWETYYPHWIEIFITVGIVSIGLLVFRWVGRTMPVYEGESPSHA from the coding sequence GTGACACACGCGAATTCCAAGCCTTCCATTGGCCTCCGGGCGCTGTGGGTTTTGGCGGTTTTTGGGGCGGTGCTTATGTTTTTCCGTTGGTTTGCGGGTTTGGGAGCGGCCACCAATCTGAGCGACGGCTATCCATGGGGATTCTGGATCGGTGTGGACATCTTGGCCGGAATTGCTCTGGCGGCCGGTGGCTTCGTCCTGGCGGGCACGGTCCATCTTTTCGGTGGACACAAGTTCCACGCCCTGGCACGTCCCGCCATTCTCACCGCCCTGCTCGGCTATCTGATGTTCATCTTCGGACTTTTCATTGATCTGGGCCGCCCCTGGAATCTCTGGCGTGCTCTGTTTCATTGGAACCATGAATCGCCCATGTTCGAGGTAGCCTGGTGCGTCATGCTGTACACCACCGTGCTCATCCTCGAATTTCTGCCGGTCATCTTCGAACGCTACCGCCTCGCCAATCTCCACGACCTGTGGAGGAAGGCGGTGCCGTGGATCATCATTGGCATGCTTGCCCTCTTTACACTGGCCATGACCGACTCCTTCATGTGGGCATTGGTCATAACGGTCGTCCTGCTGTTCTGGGAAGTAGCCATGCGCGGGGGATGGATGCCGCGGGACAAACAGATGCCGATCCTGCTGATCATGTCGGGTGTGATGTTCTCGACGATGCATCAGTCCTCTTTGGGGACCTTGTTCCTGCTCGTTCCGCAGAAGCTCCATGTCCTTTGGTATTCGCCGCTGCTTCCGCTCTTCTTCCTGCTCTCGGCGGTCATGGTGGGACCGGCGATGGTGATTTTCGAGGCGTTGCTCAGCGAACGAGTTTTGGGACACAAGTCACATTTTCATCTTCTGTCAAGTCTGTCCAAGGCGATGCCCTATCTGCTCGGGATTTACCTGCTGCTCAAGGTGGCGGACATCGTGGGGCAGTGGACCGTGATCAGCGCCTTCAGCTTGAGCGCCCAGACGGTCTCTTGGTGGATGGAATTATCCGTCGGAGTCATTCTGCCTCTTGTCCTGTATCTGTCGCCGGACGTCCGCAATTCCCGCAGCGGTCTCATGTGGACGTCTCTTCTGGTAGTGGTGGGTGTGCTCTGGAATCGCATCAACGTCGCGATCGTCGGCGTGATCGTCAAGCAGTGGGAAACCTATTACCCGCATTGGATTGAGATCTTCATCACGGTCGGCATCGTATCCATCGGCCTGCTGGTGTTCCGCTGGGTGGGTCGCACTATGCCGGTGTATGAGGGCGAATCGCCATCCCATGCTTGA
- a CDS encoding twin-arginine translocase TatA/TatE family subunit — MRFGWVEILLIVGVVLLLFGGRRIPELMRGLARGVREFKDGLSDQPKPDDTSEKKT, encoded by the coding sequence ATGCGTTTTGGCTGGGTGGAAATACTCCTCATCGTCGGGGTCGTACTCCTGCTCTTCGGCGGACGGCGTATCCCCGAGCTCATGCGCGGATTGGCCCGTGGCGTTCGCGAGTTCAAGGACGGGCTGAGCGATCAGCCAAAGCCCGACGATACCTCGGAGAAGAAGACATAG
- a CDS encoding molybdenum cofactor guanylyltransferase, whose product MSRIAASGAVLVGGRSRRFHSDKAFMPFGGTSVAQLLFERLSSVLAEVFFVADQVNKLAGHEHVTVADLQPGLGPLAGLQATLHHAANDYSFVTACDLPFLDERLLPILWQNTGEADVIVPVWNDRVEPLAGFYHRRCYAQVEAALEAGRRSMRDFWPLVNVVRVDVTRHFDPESIERMFFNVNTPGEYRKMLTMVDGK is encoded by the coding sequence ATGAGCCGCATCGCGGCATCGGGTGCCGTTCTGGTGGGAGGGCGCAGCCGCCGTTTCCATTCCGACAAGGCATTCATGCCGTTTGGAGGAACGTCGGTGGCGCAGTTGCTTTTCGAGCGGCTTTCGTCAGTCCTGGCTGAGGTCTTTTTCGTGGCCGATCAGGTGAACAAACTGGCCGGACACGAGCACGTCACCGTGGCAGACCTGCAGCCGGGACTCGGACCTCTGGCCGGTTTGCAGGCGACGTTGCATCATGCCGCGAACGACTATTCCTTTGTGACCGCCTGTGATCTGCCGTTTCTCGACGAGCGGCTCTTGCCGATTCTCTGGCAAAACACGGGCGAAGCCGACGTCATCGTACCGGTTTGGAATGATCGCGTCGAACCGTTGGCGGGATTCTACCATCGAAGATGCTACGCTCAGGTGGAGGCGGCTCTTGAGGCGGGGCGACGGTCCATGCGGGACTTCTGGCCGCTGGTGAACGTGGTCCGAGTGGACGTCACCCGGCACTTCGATCCAGAGAGCATCGAGCGGATGTTCTTCAACGTGAATACACCGGGCGAATACCGGAAGATGTTGACGATGGTGGACGGGAAATGA
- a CDS encoding cytochrome c produces MQNGSHLFERTLPLFLAILTAIVVIFQAQLTLKLNAELADLKTQIAASKPAEKMRTAVRPFAALEQNCTSCHSERRFTGIHGTASELENVVRHMENMPGAHLSPADVDKIHGSLRMLQCVRCHDESVLGRMGAMTPREQQAVIERMAAKPGSQIAQEEIENIQRGFQRIQGF; encoded by the coding sequence ATGCAGAACGGGTCTCATCTATTCGAGCGCACGCTCCCCTTGTTCTTGGCTATCCTGACGGCGATTGTGGTGATCTTTCAGGCACAGCTGACGCTGAAGCTGAACGCGGAACTGGCAGATCTCAAAACCCAGATCGCCGCATCCAAACCTGCCGAGAAAATGCGGACAGCTGTGCGCCCGTTCGCGGCGCTGGAGCAGAACTGCACGAGTTGCCATTCGGAACGGCGATTCACGGGGATTCACGGTACGGCTTCGGAACTGGAAAATGTCGTCCGCCACATGGAGAACATGCCGGGTGCACATTTGTCTCCGGCGGATGTGGACAAAATCCACGGGTCTTTGAGGATGCTCCAATGTGTTCGCTGCCACGATGAAAGCGTGCTGGGAAGAATGGGCGCGATGACTCCGCGGGAACAGCAGGCCGTAATCGAACGGATGGCGGCCAAGCCGGGTTCGCAGATCGCTCAGGAAGAAATCGAAAATATCCAGCGCGGCTTCCAGCGCATTCAGGGATTTTGA
- a CDS encoding formate dehydrogenase accessory protein FdhE translates to MNSDSSIRSDIQALEPFASDLNAFFRRFEAESLFRKPPAKDMPEVAARRIREGRYLLRPCGCELREETAGSAAHELLEVLDQHLPERRDEVAKILHAFANGQSEPSTFAGSAFRNRGNEIVRFQRQFDLADDLVAFFAVCLVRPYRSQVARTLTEGVDLAEWKCGYCPVCGHWPNLGHLWSEDGRLTLWCLHCGTSWAFKRLQCPFCLNEDQGSLTVLSPEAEDACRLHACQKCRRYVKEIRSENPAEQFPFLQNALGAVGLDYLALQEGYIRESPLTVRYEDPDGNELLLYRQTAGTVETSPDSVSGTL, encoded by the coding sequence ATGAATAGTGACTCTTCGATCCGTTCAGATATACAAGCTCTGGAACCGTTCGCATCGGACCTGAACGCTTTCTTTCGCCGATTCGAGGCGGAGAGCCTTTTTCGTAAGCCACCGGCCAAGGATATGCCCGAGGTGGCCGCGCGACGTATTCGCGAGGGACGCTATCTGCTGCGGCCCTGCGGCTGCGAGCTCCGCGAGGAAACGGCGGGGAGTGCGGCTCATGAGTTGCTGGAAGTTCTCGATCAGCATCTTCCCGAGCGCCGCGACGAAGTGGCGAAGATCCTTCACGCATTCGCCAACGGACAGAGCGAACCTTCGACGTTTGCAGGCAGCGCCTTCCGCAACCGGGGCAACGAGATTGTCCGGTTTCAAAGGCAGTTTGATCTGGCCGATGATCTCGTCGCTTTCTTCGCCGTCTGTTTGGTTAGGCCGTATCGAAGTCAAGTAGCGCGGACGCTGACGGAGGGTGTGGATCTGGCGGAGTGGAAATGCGGCTATTGTCCCGTATGCGGTCATTGGCCAAACCTGGGACACCTTTGGAGTGAGGATGGACGCCTGACTCTGTGGTGTTTGCACTGCGGAACGAGTTGGGCTTTCAAACGCCTCCAATGTCCGTTCTGTCTGAATGAAGATCAAGGTTCCCTTACGGTTCTTTCGCCCGAAGCGGAAGACGCCTGCCGGTTGCACGCCTGCCAGAAGTGCCGCCGCTACGTCAAGGAGATTCGCTCGGAGAATCCGGCGGAACAATTTCCTTTCCTGCAGAATGCACTCGGTGCGGTCGGATTGGATTATCTGGCTTTGCAGGAAGGATACATTCGAGAATCTCCTCTGACCGTCCGCTACGAGGATCCCGACGGGAATGAACTCCTGCTCTATCGGCAGACGGCGGGGACCGTCGAAACATCTCCCGATTCCGTTTCCGGCACGCTCTAA
- the fdhD gene encoding formate dehydrogenase accessory sulfurtransferase FdhD translates to MIAKSLPATQWREPTEDDSSGKIRDTREWVAREAALIIVVNGEELVRLASSPTHCNDLALGYLITEGVIGGLADVVRSDHDPAQGVAAFTLAPHRPFHSADWRSRRTVSSGCGEGVTLGQNVPRVADGGEVAVPPEFFRRVFTILREDYSVWYERTGCIHLAALAISGGPLVIREDIGRHNAVDKVVGAAARLESPLASAVLCSTGRLSSDMIRKAAFAGIPVVASRSAPTSLAVDLAEASGITLVGFARRRRFNLYTHPERIIFDETTAEDMLSPGRASSENEREA, encoded by the coding sequence ATGATCGCCAAGAGCCTGCCGGCAACTCAGTGGCGTGAGCCGACCGAAGACGACTCCTCGGGCAAGATTCGCGACACCCGCGAATGGGTGGCGCGCGAGGCGGCGCTGATCATCGTCGTCAACGGCGAGGAGCTCGTGCGACTGGCCAGCAGCCCCACCCACTGCAACGACTTGGCCTTGGGCTACCTCATCACCGAGGGAGTCATCGGCGGGTTGGCTGACGTGGTGCGGTCGGATCACGATCCGGCGCAGGGAGTGGCGGCATTTACGCTCGCTCCGCATCGTCCGTTCCACTCGGCGGATTGGCGAAGCCGCCGGACCGTGAGTTCCGGATGCGGCGAAGGAGTGACGCTCGGGCAGAACGTACCGCGTGTGGCGGATGGTGGAGAAGTCGCCGTGCCGCCCGAGTTTTTCAGACGGGTGTTCACGATCCTCCGGGAAGACTACTCGGTGTGGTACGAGCGGACGGGCTGCATTCATCTGGCGGCCCTGGCGATCAGCGGAGGGCCGCTGGTGATTCGTGAGGACATCGGACGGCACAATGCGGTGGATAAAGTCGTCGGCGCCGCCGCGCGCTTGGAGTCGCCGCTCGCCTCCGCCGTTCTCTGCAGCACGGGACGGCTGTCATCGGATATGATCCGCAAGGCGGCGTTCGCCGGGATTCCCGTCGTGGCGTCCCGCTCAGCGCCGACGTCGCTGGCGGTAGATCTGGCGGAAGCGTCCGGAATCACGCTGGTGGGATTTGCCCGTCGTCGCCGATTCAACCTCTACACTCACCCGGAACGAATCATTTTTGATGAGACTACTGCCGAAGACATGCTGAGTCCGGGAAGAGCATCTTCGGAGAATGAGCGCGAAGCATGA